A part of Ptychodera flava strain L36383 chromosome 11, AS_Pfla_20210202, whole genome shotgun sequence genomic DNA contains:
- the LOC139144292 gene encoding sprouty-related, EVH1 domain-containing protein 2-like isoform X2 — MADKRIDECTYKIIYCPWQHSTPITKHAGFSEQSESLVRVRALVMARDDSTGGWSPLAGGALSVVGVYKIQHDDISRKNEYLIYGQMMDDQSVVLECMLRKDATYTKVNPVFHHWKTEDKRFGLTFQSTADARAFDRGVKRAIEDLNDGTDDMGDDDVFVSFESLPEVSTPMPMDTRYDGSQSDIRDPLLVGFHQFSHPHANHHHLHRVHYVSRNNNKTATANNGKSDEPSKKQPAQSQQNPQTLQEVIWVKHSRERSTSNGKDKDIEPADESSDCYVEFQKTAPSQHDYSYPTMESVRPDPWKGQEELKKSNVMTSQPPPLLGDKRHKVTDYGFAQRARCIYCSQFFNPDDNQYGNCPDAPDEMGKCINKVSCVSCASCMLYYCMSDADGDYGDTCSCDTSDEQFWRRWAGLTALSFLVPCLWCYFPLRLCHKCGVSCGCCGGRHKAV, encoded by the exons TGAGAGTTTGGTTCGAGTTCGGGCTTTGGTGATGGCACGAGATGACTCAACTGGTGGATGGTCACCTTTGGCAGGTGGAGCACTTAGTGTTGTTGGTGTCTACAAGATCCAGCATGACGATATCTCAAGGAAAAATGAATACCTTATTTATGGACAGATGATGGATGATCAGTCT GTGGTGCTGGAGTGTATGCTGAGGAAAGACGCTACCTACACCAAAGTGAACCCCGTCTTTCATCACTGGAAGACAGAAGATAAAAGGTTTGGTCTGACATTTCAAAGTACTGCTGATGCGAGGGCGTTTGATAGAGGTGTGAAGAGAGCCATTGAAGATCTTAATGATG GTACTGATGATAtgggtgatgatgatgtctttGTT TCTTTTGAATCACTGCCAGAAGTTTCAACACCAATGCCCATGGATACCAGGTATGATGGAAGCCAGAGTGACATTAGAGATCCTTTACTTGTTGGATTTCATCAGTTTAGCCATCCACATGCCAATCATCATCACTTGCACAGAGTCCATTATGTCTCACGTAACAATAACAAAACTGCAACGGCAAACAACGGCAAATCTGACGAGCCCTCCAAAAAGCAGCCAGCCCAGTCCCAACAGAACCCTCAGACATTGCAAGAAGTGATCTGGGTGAAACATTCTAGGGAGAGAAGTACAAGTAATGGAAAAGACAAAGACATTGAACCAGCGGATGAAAGTTCGGACTGTTACGTAGAATTCCAGAAAACTGCACCCAGCCAACATGACTATAGCTATCCCACTATGGAATCAGTAAGGCCGGATCCTTGGAAAGGCCAGGAAGAACTCAAAAAATCCAATGTTATGACATCTCAACCCCCACCGTTGCTAGGTGACAAAAGACACAAAGTGACTGACTACGGATTCGCACAACGTGCAAGGTGTATTTATTGTAGTCAATTCTTTAATCCAGATGACAATCAGTATGGAAATTGTCCTGATGCTCCTGATGAGATGGGAAAGTGTATAAACAAAGTCAGCTGCGTTAGCTGTGCATCATGTATGTTGTACTACTGCATGTCTGATGCTGATGGTGACTATGGTGATACATGTTCATGTGACACAAGTGATGAACAATTCTGGCGAAGATGGGCAGGACTTACAgcactgtcatttttggtaCCTTGTCTATGGTGCTATTTCCCTCTAAGACTGTGCCACAAATGTGGCGTTTCATGTGGTTGCTGTGGTGGCAGACATAAGGCTGTATGA
- the LOC139144292 gene encoding sprouty-related, EVH1 domain-containing protein 2-like isoform X4 gives MADKRIDECTYKIIYCPWQHSTPITKHAGFSEQSESLVRVRALVMARDDSTGGWSPLAGGALSVVGVYKIQHDDISRKNEYLIYGQMMDDQSVVLECMLRKDATYTKVNPVFHHWKTEDKRFGLTFQSTADARAFDRGVKRAIEDLNDEVSTPMPMDTRYDGSQSDIRDPLLVGFHQFSHPHANHHHLHRVHYVSRNNNKTATANNGKSDEPSKKQPAQSQQNPQTLQEVIWVKHSRERSTSNGKDKDIEPADESSDCYVEFQKTAPSQHDYSYPTMESVRPDPWKGQEELKKSNVMTSQPPPLLGDKRHKVTDYGFAQRARCIYCSQFFNPDDNQYGNCPDAPDEMGKCINKVSCVSCASCMLYYCMSDADGDYGDTCSCDTSDEQFWRRWAGLTALSFLVPCLWCYFPLRLCHKCGVSCGCCGGRHKAV, from the exons TGAGAGTTTGGTTCGAGTTCGGGCTTTGGTGATGGCACGAGATGACTCAACTGGTGGATGGTCACCTTTGGCAGGTGGAGCACTTAGTGTTGTTGGTGTCTACAAGATCCAGCATGACGATATCTCAAGGAAAAATGAATACCTTATTTATGGACAGATGATGGATGATCAGTCT GTGGTGCTGGAGTGTATGCTGAGGAAAGACGCTACCTACACCAAAGTGAACCCCGTCTTTCATCACTGGAAGACAGAAGATAAAAGGTTTGGTCTGACATTTCAAAGTACTGCTGATGCGAGGGCGTTTGATAGAGGTGTGAAGAGAGCCATTGAAGATCTTAATGATG AAGTTTCAACACCAATGCCCATGGATACCAGGTATGATGGAAGCCAGAGTGACATTAGAGATCCTTTACTTGTTGGATTTCATCAGTTTAGCCATCCACATGCCAATCATCATCACTTGCACAGAGTCCATTATGTCTCACGTAACAATAACAAAACTGCAACGGCAAACAACGGCAAATCTGACGAGCCCTCCAAAAAGCAGCCAGCCCAGTCCCAACAGAACCCTCAGACATTGCAAGAAGTGATCTGGGTGAAACATTCTAGGGAGAGAAGTACAAGTAATGGAAAAGACAAAGACATTGAACCAGCGGATGAAAGTTCGGACTGTTACGTAGAATTCCAGAAAACTGCACCCAGCCAACATGACTATAGCTATCCCACTATGGAATCAGTAAGGCCGGATCCTTGGAAAGGCCAGGAAGAACTCAAAAAATCCAATGTTATGACATCTCAACCCCCACCGTTGCTAGGTGACAAAAGACACAAAGTGACTGACTACGGATTCGCACAACGTGCAAGGTGTATTTATTGTAGTCAATTCTTTAATCCAGATGACAATCAGTATGGAAATTGTCCTGATGCTCCTGATGAGATGGGAAAGTGTATAAACAAAGTCAGCTGCGTTAGCTGTGCATCATGTATGTTGTACTACTGCATGTCTGATGCTGATGGTGACTATGGTGATACATGTTCATGTGACACAAGTGATGAACAATTCTGGCGAAGATGGGCAGGACTTACAgcactgtcatttttggtaCCTTGTCTATGGTGCTATTTCCCTCTAAGACTGTGCCACAAATGTGGCGTTTCATGTGGTTGCTGTGGTGGCAGACATAAGGCTGTATGA
- the LOC139144292 gene encoding sprouty-related, EVH1 domain-containing protein 2-like isoform X1, translated as MADKRIDECTYKIIYCPWQHSTPITKHAGFSEQSESLVRVRALVMARDDSTGGWSPLAGGALSVVGVYKIQHDDISRKNEYLIYGQMMDDQSVVLECMLRKDATYTKVNPVFHHWKTEDKRFGLTFQSTADARAFDRGVKRAIEDLNDGSTDCSLTQGTDDMGDDDVFVSFESLPEVSTPMPMDTRYDGSQSDIRDPLLVGFHQFSHPHANHHHLHRVHYVSRNNNKTATANNGKSDEPSKKQPAQSQQNPQTLQEVIWVKHSRERSTSNGKDKDIEPADESSDCYVEFQKTAPSQHDYSYPTMESVRPDPWKGQEELKKSNVMTSQPPPLLGDKRHKVTDYGFAQRARCIYCSQFFNPDDNQYGNCPDAPDEMGKCINKVSCVSCASCMLYYCMSDADGDYGDTCSCDTSDEQFWRRWAGLTALSFLVPCLWCYFPLRLCHKCGVSCGCCGGRHKAV; from the exons TGAGAGTTTGGTTCGAGTTCGGGCTTTGGTGATGGCACGAGATGACTCAACTGGTGGATGGTCACCTTTGGCAGGTGGAGCACTTAGTGTTGTTGGTGTCTACAAGATCCAGCATGACGATATCTCAAGGAAAAATGAATACCTTATTTATGGACAGATGATGGATGATCAGTCT GTGGTGCTGGAGTGTATGCTGAGGAAAGACGCTACCTACACCAAAGTGAACCCCGTCTTTCATCACTGGAAGACAGAAGATAAAAGGTTTGGTCTGACATTTCAAAGTACTGCTGATGCGAGGGCGTTTGATAGAGGTGTGAAGAGAGCCATTGAAGATCTTAATGATG GCTCAACTGATTGTTCGCTAACTCAAGGTACTGATGATAtgggtgatgatgatgtctttGTT TCTTTTGAATCACTGCCAGAAGTTTCAACACCAATGCCCATGGATACCAGGTATGATGGAAGCCAGAGTGACATTAGAGATCCTTTACTTGTTGGATTTCATCAGTTTAGCCATCCACATGCCAATCATCATCACTTGCACAGAGTCCATTATGTCTCACGTAACAATAACAAAACTGCAACGGCAAACAACGGCAAATCTGACGAGCCCTCCAAAAAGCAGCCAGCCCAGTCCCAACAGAACCCTCAGACATTGCAAGAAGTGATCTGGGTGAAACATTCTAGGGAGAGAAGTACAAGTAATGGAAAAGACAAAGACATTGAACCAGCGGATGAAAGTTCGGACTGTTACGTAGAATTCCAGAAAACTGCACCCAGCCAACATGACTATAGCTATCCCACTATGGAATCAGTAAGGCCGGATCCTTGGAAAGGCCAGGAAGAACTCAAAAAATCCAATGTTATGACATCTCAACCCCCACCGTTGCTAGGTGACAAAAGACACAAAGTGACTGACTACGGATTCGCACAACGTGCAAGGTGTATTTATTGTAGTCAATTCTTTAATCCAGATGACAATCAGTATGGAAATTGTCCTGATGCTCCTGATGAGATGGGAAAGTGTATAAACAAAGTCAGCTGCGTTAGCTGTGCATCATGTATGTTGTACTACTGCATGTCTGATGCTGATGGTGACTATGGTGATACATGTTCATGTGACACAAGTGATGAACAATTCTGGCGAAGATGGGCAGGACTTACAgcactgtcatttttggtaCCTTGTCTATGGTGCTATTTCCCTCTAAGACTGTGCCACAAATGTGGCGTTTCATGTGGTTGCTGTGGTGGCAGACATAAGGCTGTATGA
- the LOC139144292 gene encoding sprouty-related, EVH1 domain-containing protein 2-like isoform X5, protein MADKRIDDESLVRVRALVMARDDSTGGWSPLAGGALSVVGVYKIQHDDISRKNEYLIYGQMMDDQSVVLECMLRKDATYTKVNPVFHHWKTEDKRFGLTFQSTADARAFDRGVKRAIEDLNDGTDDMGDDDVFVSFESLPEVSTPMPMDTRYDGSQSDIRDPLLVGFHQFSHPHANHHHLHRVHYVSRNNNKTATANNGKSDEPSKKQPAQSQQNPQTLQEVIWVKHSRERSTSNGKDKDIEPADESSDCYVEFQKTAPSQHDYSYPTMESVRPDPWKGQEELKKSNVMTSQPPPLLGDKRHKVTDYGFAQRARCIYCSQFFNPDDNQYGNCPDAPDEMGKCINKVSCVSCASCMLYYCMSDADGDYGDTCSCDTSDEQFWRRWAGLTALSFLVPCLWCYFPLRLCHKCGVSCGCCGGRHKAV, encoded by the exons TGAGAGTTTGGTTCGAGTTCGGGCTTTGGTGATGGCACGAGATGACTCAACTGGTGGATGGTCACCTTTGGCAGGTGGAGCACTTAGTGTTGTTGGTGTCTACAAGATCCAGCATGACGATATCTCAAGGAAAAATGAATACCTTATTTATGGACAGATGATGGATGATCAGTCT GTGGTGCTGGAGTGTATGCTGAGGAAAGACGCTACCTACACCAAAGTGAACCCCGTCTTTCATCACTGGAAGACAGAAGATAAAAGGTTTGGTCTGACATTTCAAAGTACTGCTGATGCGAGGGCGTTTGATAGAGGTGTGAAGAGAGCCATTGAAGATCTTAATGATG GTACTGATGATAtgggtgatgatgatgtctttGTT TCTTTTGAATCACTGCCAGAAGTTTCAACACCAATGCCCATGGATACCAGGTATGATGGAAGCCAGAGTGACATTAGAGATCCTTTACTTGTTGGATTTCATCAGTTTAGCCATCCACATGCCAATCATCATCACTTGCACAGAGTCCATTATGTCTCACGTAACAATAACAAAACTGCAACGGCAAACAACGGCAAATCTGACGAGCCCTCCAAAAAGCAGCCAGCCCAGTCCCAACAGAACCCTCAGACATTGCAAGAAGTGATCTGGGTGAAACATTCTAGGGAGAGAAGTACAAGTAATGGAAAAGACAAAGACATTGAACCAGCGGATGAAAGTTCGGACTGTTACGTAGAATTCCAGAAAACTGCACCCAGCCAACATGACTATAGCTATCCCACTATGGAATCAGTAAGGCCGGATCCTTGGAAAGGCCAGGAAGAACTCAAAAAATCCAATGTTATGACATCTCAACCCCCACCGTTGCTAGGTGACAAAAGACACAAAGTGACTGACTACGGATTCGCACAACGTGCAAGGTGTATTTATTGTAGTCAATTCTTTAATCCAGATGACAATCAGTATGGAAATTGTCCTGATGCTCCTGATGAGATGGGAAAGTGTATAAACAAAGTCAGCTGCGTTAGCTGTGCATCATGTATGTTGTACTACTGCATGTCTGATGCTGATGGTGACTATGGTGATACATGTTCATGTGACACAAGTGATGAACAATTCTGGCGAAGATGGGCAGGACTTACAgcactgtcatttttggtaCCTTGTCTATGGTGCTATTTCCCTCTAAGACTGTGCCACAAATGTGGCGTTTCATGTGGTTGCTGTGGTGGCAGACATAAGGCTGTATGA
- the LOC139144292 gene encoding sprouty-related, EVH1 domain-containing protein 2-like isoform X6 — translation MADKRIDDESLVRVRALVMARDDSTGGWSPLAGGALSVVGVYKIQHDDISRKNEYLIYGQMMDDQSVVLECMLRKDATYTKVNPVFHHWKTEDKRFGLTFQSTADARAFDRGVKRAIEDLNDEVSTPMPMDTRYDGSQSDIRDPLLVGFHQFSHPHANHHHLHRVHYVSRNNNKTATANNGKSDEPSKKQPAQSQQNPQTLQEVIWVKHSRERSTSNGKDKDIEPADESSDCYVEFQKTAPSQHDYSYPTMESVRPDPWKGQEELKKSNVMTSQPPPLLGDKRHKVTDYGFAQRARCIYCSQFFNPDDNQYGNCPDAPDEMGKCINKVSCVSCASCMLYYCMSDADGDYGDTCSCDTSDEQFWRRWAGLTALSFLVPCLWCYFPLRLCHKCGVSCGCCGGRHKAV, via the exons TGAGAGTTTGGTTCGAGTTCGGGCTTTGGTGATGGCACGAGATGACTCAACTGGTGGATGGTCACCTTTGGCAGGTGGAGCACTTAGTGTTGTTGGTGTCTACAAGATCCAGCATGACGATATCTCAAGGAAAAATGAATACCTTATTTATGGACAGATGATGGATGATCAGTCT GTGGTGCTGGAGTGTATGCTGAGGAAAGACGCTACCTACACCAAAGTGAACCCCGTCTTTCATCACTGGAAGACAGAAGATAAAAGGTTTGGTCTGACATTTCAAAGTACTGCTGATGCGAGGGCGTTTGATAGAGGTGTGAAGAGAGCCATTGAAGATCTTAATGATG AAGTTTCAACACCAATGCCCATGGATACCAGGTATGATGGAAGCCAGAGTGACATTAGAGATCCTTTACTTGTTGGATTTCATCAGTTTAGCCATCCACATGCCAATCATCATCACTTGCACAGAGTCCATTATGTCTCACGTAACAATAACAAAACTGCAACGGCAAACAACGGCAAATCTGACGAGCCCTCCAAAAAGCAGCCAGCCCAGTCCCAACAGAACCCTCAGACATTGCAAGAAGTGATCTGGGTGAAACATTCTAGGGAGAGAAGTACAAGTAATGGAAAAGACAAAGACATTGAACCAGCGGATGAAAGTTCGGACTGTTACGTAGAATTCCAGAAAACTGCACCCAGCCAACATGACTATAGCTATCCCACTATGGAATCAGTAAGGCCGGATCCTTGGAAAGGCCAGGAAGAACTCAAAAAATCCAATGTTATGACATCTCAACCCCCACCGTTGCTAGGTGACAAAAGACACAAAGTGACTGACTACGGATTCGCACAACGTGCAAGGTGTATTTATTGTAGTCAATTCTTTAATCCAGATGACAATCAGTATGGAAATTGTCCTGATGCTCCTGATGAGATGGGAAAGTGTATAAACAAAGTCAGCTGCGTTAGCTGTGCATCATGTATGTTGTACTACTGCATGTCTGATGCTGATGGTGACTATGGTGATACATGTTCATGTGACACAAGTGATGAACAATTCTGGCGAAGATGGGCAGGACTTACAgcactgtcatttttggtaCCTTGTCTATGGTGCTATTTCCCTCTAAGACTGTGCCACAAATGTGGCGTTTCATGTGGTTGCTGTGGTGGCAGACATAAGGCTGTATGA
- the LOC139144292 gene encoding sprouty-related, EVH1 domain-containing protein 2-like isoform X3 — MADKRIDDESLVRVRALVMARDDSTGGWSPLAGGALSVVGVYKIQHDDISRKNEYLIYGQMMDDQSVVLECMLRKDATYTKVNPVFHHWKTEDKRFGLTFQSTADARAFDRGVKRAIEDLNDGSTDCSLTQGTDDMGDDDVFVSFESLPEVSTPMPMDTRYDGSQSDIRDPLLVGFHQFSHPHANHHHLHRVHYVSRNNNKTATANNGKSDEPSKKQPAQSQQNPQTLQEVIWVKHSRERSTSNGKDKDIEPADESSDCYVEFQKTAPSQHDYSYPTMESVRPDPWKGQEELKKSNVMTSQPPPLLGDKRHKVTDYGFAQRARCIYCSQFFNPDDNQYGNCPDAPDEMGKCINKVSCVSCASCMLYYCMSDADGDYGDTCSCDTSDEQFWRRWAGLTALSFLVPCLWCYFPLRLCHKCGVSCGCCGGRHKAV; from the exons TGAGAGTTTGGTTCGAGTTCGGGCTTTGGTGATGGCACGAGATGACTCAACTGGTGGATGGTCACCTTTGGCAGGTGGAGCACTTAGTGTTGTTGGTGTCTACAAGATCCAGCATGACGATATCTCAAGGAAAAATGAATACCTTATTTATGGACAGATGATGGATGATCAGTCT GTGGTGCTGGAGTGTATGCTGAGGAAAGACGCTACCTACACCAAAGTGAACCCCGTCTTTCATCACTGGAAGACAGAAGATAAAAGGTTTGGTCTGACATTTCAAAGTACTGCTGATGCGAGGGCGTTTGATAGAGGTGTGAAGAGAGCCATTGAAGATCTTAATGATG GCTCAACTGATTGTTCGCTAACTCAAGGTACTGATGATAtgggtgatgatgatgtctttGTT TCTTTTGAATCACTGCCAGAAGTTTCAACACCAATGCCCATGGATACCAGGTATGATGGAAGCCAGAGTGACATTAGAGATCCTTTACTTGTTGGATTTCATCAGTTTAGCCATCCACATGCCAATCATCATCACTTGCACAGAGTCCATTATGTCTCACGTAACAATAACAAAACTGCAACGGCAAACAACGGCAAATCTGACGAGCCCTCCAAAAAGCAGCCAGCCCAGTCCCAACAGAACCCTCAGACATTGCAAGAAGTGATCTGGGTGAAACATTCTAGGGAGAGAAGTACAAGTAATGGAAAAGACAAAGACATTGAACCAGCGGATGAAAGTTCGGACTGTTACGTAGAATTCCAGAAAACTGCACCCAGCCAACATGACTATAGCTATCCCACTATGGAATCAGTAAGGCCGGATCCTTGGAAAGGCCAGGAAGAACTCAAAAAATCCAATGTTATGACATCTCAACCCCCACCGTTGCTAGGTGACAAAAGACACAAAGTGACTGACTACGGATTCGCACAACGTGCAAGGTGTATTTATTGTAGTCAATTCTTTAATCCAGATGACAATCAGTATGGAAATTGTCCTGATGCTCCTGATGAGATGGGAAAGTGTATAAACAAAGTCAGCTGCGTTAGCTGTGCATCATGTATGTTGTACTACTGCATGTCTGATGCTGATGGTGACTATGGTGATACATGTTCATGTGACACAAGTGATGAACAATTCTGGCGAAGATGGGCAGGACTTACAgcactgtcatttttggtaCCTTGTCTATGGTGCTATTTCCCTCTAAGACTGTGCCACAAATGTGGCGTTTCATGTGGTTGCTGTGGTGGCAGACATAAGGCTGTATGA